The following are from one region of the Anomaloglossus baeobatrachus isolate aAnoBae1 chromosome 1, aAnoBae1.hap1, whole genome shotgun sequence genome:
- the POP5 gene encoding ribonuclease P/MRP protein subunit POP5, with the protein MRFKSRYFLCELVLEDARWRQSISEATVWYNVKETVARLHGDFGAAACSVGMSVKYLNAYTGIILLRCRKAFHQLLWSSLPFITKLENRGQRYPCFINTLHVGGTIRTCQKFLIQYNRTQLKLLLKNCTNLEERRAIQKSIESCSLQNVQEADFSVDEDGD; encoded by the exons ATGCGGTTCAAGTCTAG ATACTTCCTGTGTGAACTGGTGTTGGAGGATGCTCGCTGGAGACAGAGTATCTCGGAGGCGACGGTGTGGTACAATGTTAAAGAGACGGTGGCGAGGCTGCACGGGGACTTCGGGGCTGCTGCCTGCTCAGTTGGCATGTCAG TGAAATATCTCAATGCTTACACGGGCATCATATTGCTTCGATGTCGTAAGGCTTTCCACCAGCTTCTGTGGTCATCTCTTCCATTTATCACAAAGCTTGAGAACAGAGGTCAGCGCTATCCATGCTTCATCAACACACTACATGTTGGCG GCACAATTCGTACATGTCAGAAATTCCTCATCCAGTACAACAGGACACAACTAAAGCTGTTGCTAAAGAACTGTACAAATCTAG AGGAGAGAAGAGCCATCCAGAAGTCAATAGAGAGTTGTTCCttacaaaatgtgcaggaagcagacTTCTCCGTTGATGAAGATGGAGATTAG